From the genome of Nasonia vitripennis strain AsymCx chromosome 1, Nvit_psr_1.1, whole genome shotgun sequence, one region includes:
- the LOC107981308 gene encoding uncharacterized protein LOC107981308 isoform X2 — MKRYKKNIDVGDEAITKRTAERYKAVIKENLNFEEVSSHHSSDDGNVLENLVTNQDILCAENSNKVTNRTSTESNELDLTNHLRSLLLEDENECLQQSCNIPKNLEEMIQNVDFFQYITSPIKVKKGELFLMILKFCVVNKLSFLGMTNLFKLFNVIFESPVMPESRYSVDPN; from the exons ATGAAaagatacaaaaaaaatatagatgtCGGAGATGAAGCAATTACAAAAAGAACAGCTGAAAGATACAAAGCTGTCATTAAAGAAAACTTAAATTTTGAGGAG GTATCAAGTCATCATAGCTCAGACGATGGAAATGTGTTGGAAAATCTTGTCACAAATCAAGATATTTTATGTGCAGAAAACAGTAATAAAGTTACG aatcGCACTTCGACAGAATCAAATGAACTAGATTTAACCAATCACCTTCGCAGCTTATTACTAGAAGATGAGAACGAATGTCTTCAACAATCATGCAATATCCCTAAAAATTTGGAAGAAATGATTCAAAatgtagatttttttcaatatattacGAGTCCTATTAAGGTTAAAAAAggcgaattatttttaatgatacTTAAATTTTGTGTTGTGAATAAGTTATCATTCTTAGGCATGACTAATCTTTTCAAGTTGTTTAATGTTATTTTTGAATCGCCAGTCATGCCTGAATCGCGATATTCTGTAGAT CCGAATTAA
- the LOC107981308 gene encoding uncharacterized protein LOC107981308 isoform X1 — protein sequence MSVFLSTFVDVINKLTSEGISCNVKNKNKVLKLHVLTCCVDSVARAPVQGIKQFNGKYGCSWCLHPGEWAEGSMRYPLLTYYVNDRDHEKTVNDMLHATPDNPINGIKYPSPLINFPKFNIILGFTVDYLHCCLEGVASQFTEYHLQSMSKDDIEELDEKINKITAPHQISRLSRPISIRKDWKAREWEHYVLFYSVPLLADHLSRNHLFHWLLFVKSLNILLQSSIHIRELDRADQMLHEFVAKSQEYFGIKSMTFNVHQLLHISKTVLNWGPLWCQSTFSFESANQNLFKAIQCSKGVTLQIVRFININHFISVVQEYVYPHADVLVKMYCDDFLGSKVQNTCKIRDITYFGLGNRVPNDILEKLQLSEHSANHF from the coding sequence ATGAGCGTGTTCTTATCAACGTTTGTGGAcgtaattaataaattaactaGTGAAGGAATTTCAtgtaatgtaaaaaataaaaacaaggtCTTAAAACTGCACGTCCTCACATGCTGTGTAGATTCTGTAGCTAGAGCTCCTGTTCAGGGCATTAAACAGTTTAATGGTAAATACGGATGCAGTTGGTGCCTGCATCCGGGAGAATGGGCTGAAGGTAGTATGCGGTATCCTTTATTAACATATTATGTGAATGATCGAGATCATGAAAAAACCGTTAATGATATGTTACATGCAACTCCTGATAATCCTATTAATGGTATTAAATACCCATCACCTCTtataaattttccaaaatttaatattatattaggTTTTACTGTTGATTACCTTCATTGTTGTTTAGAAGGTGTTGCAAGTCAGTTTACAGAATATCACTTGCAATCAATGAGTAAAGATGACATTGAAGAACttgatgaaaaaattaataaaattactgCGCCTCATCAAATTTCACGTTTAAGCCGACCAATAAGTATCAGAAAGGATTGGAAAGCACGTGAATGGGAACATTATGTTCTATTTTATAGTGTACCGCTTTTAGCAGATCACCTAAGCAGAAATCATCTTTTTCATTGGCTTCTATTTGTTAAAAGCTTGAATATACTGTTACAAAGTAGTATTCATATAAGAGAATTGGATCGAGCCGATCAAATGTTGCACGAATTTGTAGCTAAGTCTCAAGAATATTTTGGAATAAAATCAATGACGTTTAATGTCCACCAGTTACTACATATATCTAAAACCGTATTGAATTGGGGACCATTGTGGTGTCAGTCAACCTTCTCTTTTGAATCCGCAAACCAAAATTTGTTTAAGGCAATACAATGTTCAAAAGGAGTTACACTACAAATCGTAAGATTTATCAATATCAATCATTTTATTTCTGTTGTACAAGAATATGTATATCCACATGCGGATGTTTTGGTAAAAATGTACTGTGATGATTTTCTTGgttcaaaagtgcaaaatacTTGTAAAATAAGGGATATCACATATTTTGGTCTGGGTAATCGAGTACCAAATgatatattagaaaaattacaGCTGTCTGAACATTCTGCAAACCATTTTTGA